Genomic window (Thomasclavelia spiroformis DSM 1552):
TGAATGATGAAATCATTGAAACTTTTGAAATTGGATATGCTCCAAACAACAATATTTTATTAAAGGCTTTTGAAAAGATGGGCTTTGATAAAATTGCAATGTATGAATCTGGCTTGATTATTGAAAATAATCAAGGATATGATCGTTTTAGTGATCGAATTATGTTTCCTTTGCATGATACAAGTGGTCGAGTTGTTGGTTTTAGTGGCCGGATTTATCAACAAAGTCAAAATGAATCAAAGTATATGAATTCACCAGAATCAAAAATTTTTATTAAAGGTGAATTGCTGTACAATTATCATCGTGCCATTGAAGAAGTTAGACAAGCGGGATTTGTTATTGTTAATGAAGGATTTATGGATGTTATTGCATTATATAAAGCCGGAATTAAAAATGCTGTAGCCATTATGGGAACTGCTTTAACTAAAGGACATATAAGGCTGTTAAAGCGTCTTAGTAAAGTTGTTTATCTTTGTTTAGATGGTGATCAAGCTGGAAAAAAAGCTATGATCAAGGCTAGTGATATTTTAATTAATGAAGGTTTTAGTGTTAAGATTATTGATTTATCTGATGATTTGGATCCAGATGAATTTTTGGAGAAAAAAGGTGTTGATGAATTAAACGCTTTGATTAAAAGACCGTTATCTTCATTAGATTTTAAAATGAATTATTATTATGAATTAACGAATATGGATAATTATGAAGAGCGAAAGAAGTATTTAGAAATGATTACTAGTGAAATTAGTAATCTTGATGATATGATTGATCAAGATTATTATATCCAACAATTAGAAAAAAAATCCGGTTTTTCTAAAGAAATAATTTCTAGTCTTGTTAATAAACAAAGTGTTACAAAAATTAATCAACCAACTAAACAGGTTTTTTATCAACAAAGTGTACGTTTAATTGATAAATATTCTAAAGCTGAACGTGATTTATTATATTATATGATGAATGATAAAAATGTCGCAATGATGTATGAAGCAAAAGCTGGTTTTATGTTTAATGATAACTATCGAATTATTGCATCATATATAGTTGATTATTATCGTCATGAAGTTGTTTTAGAAATTGCTGATTTAATTAGTAGTATTGAAGATGAAAATCTTGTAAAAAATATAGTAGAAATATCGCAGTTAAATTTACCAAAATTAAAAGATACTAAGGCAATTAATGATTATATTGAAACTATTAAAGAAAAAACTGTGAAAATTAAAATTGATGAATTAACAAAGGCTTTAAAAGATACTTTTGATCCTAAGCAAAAAGCTCAGATATTAAAAGAAATCATAGCATTAAAAGGTAAGGAGTAGTATATGAAAAAGAAAAATGTTACAGCTGTATCATTTGATGATTTGAAGAAAATTGTTTTAAATGATGCTAAAAATGGAGATGGAATTTTAACTCAAGATCAAATTGATACTTATTTATCTACTTACGATTTAAGTGACGATCTTGCAGAAGATTTATTAGAGTTTATTGGAAATAATGATATTATTATTTCTGATGATGGTTTAGATGATATCGATGTTGAAGATGATATGTTACTCACAGGAGCAGCAGATGATCTAGATATTGATCTTGATTTAGGAGATGATTTATTAGGTGATGATACTCCAGATTTAGATTTTGATGGTGATTTCGATATGATGACTAGTGATACACTTCATATGTATCAAGTTGCCGATGCTGATGCAGAAATGGATAAAAATCAATTAGGAAGTAATGTCAAGATTAATGATCCAGTAAAAATGTATCTAAAGGAAATTGGCCGTGTAGAGTTATTGTCACATGATGATGAAATTAAATTAGCTAAAAAGATTTTAGAAGGTGATGAAGCTGCTAAGAAAGAATTGGCTGCTGCTAACTTACGTTTAGTTGTTTCTATTGCTAAAAGATATGTTGGACGTGGAATGTTATTTTTAGACTTGATTCAAGAAGGTAATATGGGATTAATCAAAGCAGTTGAAAAATTTGATTATACTAAAGGATTTAAGTTTTCAACTTATGCTACTTGGTGGATTCGTCAAGCAATTACTAGAGCAATTGCTGATCAAGCTAGAACTATCAGAATTCCTGTACACATGGTAGAAACTATCAATAAATTAACAAGAATACAACGTTTGTTAATTCAAGAATTAGGTCGTGAGCCAACAGCTGAAGAAATTGCTGAAAGAATAGATGGAATGACACCAGAAAAAGTTCGTGAAATTCAAAAAATCTCATTAGAACCTGTTTCATTAGAAACACCAATTGGAGAAGAAGACGACTCTCATTTAGGAGATTTTATTGAAGATGAAGGTGTAATGTCTCCTGATGATTACGCTGCAAATGAATTATTAAAAGATGAATTAAATGAAGTATTACTAGAACTTACTGATCGTGAAGAAAAAGTATTACGTTTGAGATTTGGTTTAGATGACGGACGTACTAGAACATTAGAAGAAGTTGGAAAAGAGTTTAGTGTAACTAGAGAAAGAATTCGTCAAATCGAAGCAAAAGCATTACGTAAGTTAAAACACCCTTCACGTTCAAAAAGATTGAAAGATTTTTTGGATCGTTAAGATGAAATTATCTAAAAGATTACAGTTGATTGCAGACGTAATTGATAAATATAAGCAAGGCTCTGTTCTTGCTGATATTGGAACAGATCATGGGTATTTACCTTGTTATTTAGTTGAAAATAAAATTATATCAAAAGCATATGCTTGTGATGTTGCAAAAGGTCCTTATGATTCTTCAGTTGAAACAATTAATCAATATAATTTACAAGATCGTGTATTTGCATTATTAGGTAATGGTTTGAATCCAATTTTAAATCGTAAAGTTGATATGATTAGTATTGCAGGAATGGGTTCTTATTTGATTTGTGAGATTTTAGATGAAAATCGTGAGTATTTAAAAAATGTTCAAGTTCTGTTTTTACAATCTAATGCTAATAATGATCATTTGCGAAAATATTTATTTTCTCATGATTGGATTATTATTGATGAAAAGATGGTAAAAGATGCTGGTCATATTTATGAAGTTATGGTAGTAACTAGTAGAAAAAATAAAGCTGTTACTTATAGTCAAAAAGATGTTGAATTTGGACCGGTTTTAATTAATAATCAAACTCCTTTATTTAAAGAAAAATGGAAAAAACAATATAATGTATATAAAAAGATTCAAAATACATTAGATCATAATCATCCTCGTTATCATGAATTAAATGATAAAATAAAAATGATTGAAGAGGTATTACATGAAAGCTTATGAGATAATTAATTATTTAGAAGATTATTTTCCTATAGATTTGCAACAACCATGGGATAAATGTGGTCTTCAAATTGGTGATGTTGATCAAGAAATTAGTAAAGCTATGGTATCTTTAAATGCTGATTTACAGAGCATTCAAAAAGCAATTGATAATAAATGTCAAATGTTAATTACTCATCATCCTTTTTTTCTAGAGAAGATAGATAATTTGAATTTTAGTAATCATCATGGGAAATTTGTTCAATTAGCTATAAGTAATAATATAATAGTTTATAGTTTGCATACTTGTTTGGATCGTGGAAAAGACGGAATATCTATGAATGATTGGTTGATTAATGAGTTAGATGTTCATGATATTAAATGTTATGATGATATTCAAGTTGGTAAATGCGCAATTTTAAATCAACCATGTTTAACTAGTGAATTAGTGACAAGAGTTCGTAAAGCATTTAATCTGCCAGTTAAATATGCTGGTAGAGAAAAATTAATTAGTAGTATTGCTATTTGTGGTGGTAGTGGTAGCGAGGATATTGAATCTTTAGTAGGTAAAGTTGATGCTTTTATTACTGGTGATACAAAACATCGACATGCTAAATATGCAATTGATCATGATATTGTTTTAATAGATGTACCTCATCATGTTGAGGTAATTATGGAAGAAAGAGTAAAAGAATTATTGGATGCTAAGGGTCTTGAGACATTAATAGCAAAATCTGATGATTATTATTGTTATTAGGCGATTTTTTAATCGTCTTTTTTTTTGTAAAATTGAATCTTAGAATTAAAAGTTATATAATATTATTATATGGTATTGTGATTATAAATTTGCTGGATATTTCATATAAAGGGAGGTGTAATAGGGGAAGATAATTGTTATAAAATTTTCTAGCAATTTATTAATCAAATGCTAAAAATTAAAAGAAAGGGGAATGGATATATTTATAATATCCAAGTATAAAACTATGAAAAAATTAATGAAGAAAATAAGTAAAACTTTTTTAGTCATAGCGATGACTATGGCAATGACTTTTTCATTTACAGTTATTCCAGCTGATGCTTATTCTTTAGAAAACGTAGTTGAAAACGAAACAGCAACAATTACACCTGTTGAAGATGAGTTTGTTGGAAATGCGGAAAAAAATATTTTTTCAAATGCACATTTTAAAGTAGCTTGTTCTGTACCATTTACAAAAATTACTTTAAATAGTCAAGAACTTGCTTTATCACCAAATAAATGGACTGATATTAATTTATCAAATGTAAAGGCTTATTTAAATGAAGGTCAGTCTAATGTAATAGAAGTATTATTTGATGATGGAAATGGTGGATTGTATGTAGGCGGTAGTTATGAATTTGTTTATGATACTACAGCTCCAACATTAAAATTAACTAATACTAATCCAAATAAAGCAGTAATTGAAGTTGGGGATAAATATTTTGAAGAATATATTGCTAGTGATAATGTAAGCGCTTCTGAGGATATTAAAGTAGAACTTATTTATCGCTATAATAATGCTGGTAATTATCAACAAGTAGATTCTCTTGATAAAATAGGTAATTATACTGTATGGTATAAAATTACGGATGAAGCTGGAAATGTAGTAACAAAAGCAGCTGCTAGAGAAATTGATGTTGTAGATACAACTCTTCCAACTATTACTGCTAAAAATCAAGTAGGTAGTACAGTTGATGGAGTTAATTATTATTCATATGTTGATTTTAAATTACATGATGTAGGCGGATTAAGTCATATTATTGTAAATGATAAATATCGTTTAAATAGAAGTAATGTATGGAATGATGCTAATTACGTTAATTTAAAACCATATTATGATAATGAAAAAATGAATACAGTTGAAGTTTTTGATACTACAGGAAACTTTGCAACTTATGCATTTATATATGATATTGAAAAACCAGTAGTAGATGTTCAATATAGTACTACAGCTCCAACTAATCAAGATGTTGTAGTTACAATTAGTGCTGCAAATGAATCGTATGATGGATATGGTGGAATTAATCCATTAGATGGTTGGACAAAAATCGATAATCAAACATATCAAAAAACATTTAGCGAAAATACAAGCATTAAAGATTTAGCTGTTAGTGATTATGCTGGA
Coding sequences:
- the dnaG gene encoding DNA primase — protein: MPRLSEKKIDEIRQSVDIVDVVGNYLSLKKKGRNYVTLCPFHDDSNPSLTISPEKQIYMCFVCGNGGNVFNFLKNYLKIPYIEAVKMVASMGNVDISEYNLERRVQLVDQKLEPLYKMHDEANKIYHHYLNTKLALPAKEYLNARSMNDEIIETFEIGYAPNNNILLKAFEKMGFDKIAMYESGLIIENNQGYDRFSDRIMFPLHDTSGRVVGFSGRIYQQSQNESKYMNSPESKIFIKGELLYNYHRAIEEVRQAGFVIVNEGFMDVIALYKAGIKNAVAIMGTALTKGHIRLLKRLSKVVYLCLDGDQAGKKAMIKASDILINEGFSVKIIDLSDDLDPDEFLEKKGVDELNALIKRPLSSLDFKMNYYYELTNMDNYEERKKYLEMITSEISNLDDMIDQDYYIQQLEKKSGFSKEIISSLVNKQSVTKINQPTKQVFYQQSVRLIDKYSKAERDLLYYMMNDKNVAMMYEAKAGFMFNDNYRIIASYIVDYYRHEVVLEIADLISSIEDENLVKNIVEISQLNLPKLKDTKAINDYIETIKEKTVKIKIDELTKALKDTFDPKQKAQILKEIIALKGKE
- the rpoD gene encoding RNA polymerase sigma factor RpoD, whose product is MKKKNVTAVSFDDLKKIVLNDAKNGDGILTQDQIDTYLSTYDLSDDLAEDLLEFIGNNDIIISDDGLDDIDVEDDMLLTGAADDLDIDLDLGDDLLGDDTPDLDFDGDFDMMTSDTLHMYQVADADAEMDKNQLGSNVKINDPVKMYLKEIGRVELLSHDDEIKLAKKILEGDEAAKKELAAANLRLVVSIAKRYVGRGMLFLDLIQEGNMGLIKAVEKFDYTKGFKFSTYATWWIRQAITRAIADQARTIRIPVHMVETINKLTRIQRLLIQELGREPTAEEIAERIDGMTPEKVREIQKISLEPVSLETPIGEEDDSHLGDFIEDEGVMSPDDYAANELLKDELNEVLLELTDREEKVLRLRFGLDDGRTRTLEEVGKEFSVTRERIRQIEAKALRKLKHPSRSKRLKDFLDR
- a CDS encoding tRNA (adenine(22)-N(1))-methyltransferase, with translation MKLSKRLQLIADVIDKYKQGSVLADIGTDHGYLPCYLVENKIISKAYACDVAKGPYDSSVETINQYNLQDRVFALLGNGLNPILNRKVDMISIAGMGSYLICEILDENREYLKNVQVLFLQSNANNDHLRKYLFSHDWIIIDEKMVKDAGHIYEVMVVTSRKNKAVTYSQKDVEFGPVLINNQTPLFKEKWKKQYNVYKKIQNTLDHNHPRYHELNDKIKMIEEVLHESL
- a CDS encoding Nif3-like dinuclear metal center hexameric protein; the protein is MKAYEIINYLEDYFPIDLQQPWDKCGLQIGDVDQEISKAMVSLNADLQSIQKAIDNKCQMLITHHPFFLEKIDNLNFSNHHGKFVQLAISNNIIVYSLHTCLDRGKDGISMNDWLINELDVHDIKCYDDIQVGKCAILNQPCLTSELVTRVRKAFNLPVKYAGREKLISSIAICGGSGSEDIESLVGKVDAFITGDTKHRHAKYAIDHDIVLIDVPHHVEVIMEERVKELLDAKGLETLIAKSDDYYCY